In the Candidatus Eisenbacteria bacterium genome, one interval contains:
- a CDS encoding TetR family transcriptional regulator — translation MARKPREEARKARNDVYRQHILEAAEQVFADKGFEAAKLQDISTRAGLSMGTIYAIFPGKTELFTALLEERGQEILQLVREIVAGDNPARQTLDRLIEGFIGYFADHPDFLRMHLRSGVSWALGPALATASQVQCWQDIHREQAEIFRRGTRAGEFIDEDPDYLAKLFTVMDQVLMADWVAGGMKTDRAQLGQRLRAQVERSFYQTPARPAARAAR, via the coding sequence GTGGCGCGAAAGCCCCGCGAGGAGGCCCGCAAGGCCCGCAACGACGTCTACCGCCAGCACATCCTCGAAGCCGCCGAGCAGGTCTTCGCGGACAAGGGCTTCGAGGCCGCGAAGCTGCAGGACATCTCGACCCGCGCCGGCCTCTCGATGGGGACCATCTACGCGATCTTCCCCGGCAAGACGGAGCTCTTCACCGCCCTCCTCGAAGAGCGCGGCCAGGAGATCCTGCAGCTCGTGCGCGAGATCGTCGCCGGGGACAACCCGGCCCGCCAGACGCTCGATCGCCTGATCGAGGGCTTCATCGGCTATTTCGCCGATCACCCGGATTTCCTCCGCATGCACCTGCGCTCCGGCGTCTCGTGGGCGCTCGGCCCCGCCCTCGCGACGGCGAGCCAGGTGCAGTGCTGGCAGGACATCCATCGCGAGCAGGCCGAGATCTTCCGGCGCGGCACGCGTGCCGGCGAGTTCATCGACGAGGATCCCGACTACCTCGCGAAGCTCTTCACGGTGATGGACCAGGTGCTCATGGCCGACTGGGTCGCCGGCGGCATGAAGACCGACCGCGCGCAGCTCGGTCAACGGCTGCGCGCGCAGGTGGAGCGCAGCTTCTACCAGACGCCGGCCCGTCCCGCCGCGCGCGCCGCGCGCTGA
- a CDS encoding DUF882 domain-containing protein: MAAVTLRSRRDILRLASGFAIGALVGPGRAAASNWDERALSLYSINTGEYLTVEYFAEGCYQREALSEVNRLCRDHRTGEECAIDPRLLDQLFALRTRLGTREAYQLVCGYRSAETNALKRLHSHSVASNSYHLTGRAADVFLPDRDLRTLRRAALAMGAGGVGYYPRSGFVHLDTGPVRSW; encoded by the coding sequence ATGGCTGCGGTCACCTTGCGGAGCCGTCGCGACATACTGCGGCTCGCGAGTGGCTTCGCCATCGGGGCACTCGTGGGCCCCGGGCGGGCCGCCGCGAGCAATTGGGACGAGCGGGCGCTGTCGCTCTATTCAATCAACACCGGCGAGTACCTGACCGTCGAGTACTTCGCCGAAGGCTGCTACCAGCGCGAGGCGTTGAGCGAGGTGAACCGCCTCTGCCGCGATCATCGCACCGGCGAGGAGTGCGCCATCGATCCGCGGCTACTCGACCAGCTCTTCGCCCTGCGCACCAGGCTCGGAACTCGCGAAGCCTACCAGCTCGTGTGCGGTTACCGCTCGGCCGAGACGAACGCGCTGAAGCGCCTGCACAGCCACAGCGTCGCGTCCAACAGCTACCATCTCACGGGACGCGCCGCAGACGTGTTCCTGCCCGACCGCGATCTGCGCACGCTCCGCAGGGCCGCGCTCGCGATGGGTGCGGGCGGCGTCGGCTACTACCCGCGCAGCGGGTTCGTCCACCTCGACACCGGACCCGTACGGTCCTGGTAG
- a CDS encoding L,D-transpeptidase family protein — translation MSPTLRLPILAILLLVGLGMPARAGAASDSAVASAVNALLASGDPLVVDGVTLNASQVWALYEGRSGSALWQGRVEAVTKILAAANDEGLDPATYHVAAIIARTHSESAEGMAALDLLVSDGLLRYAYDVRYGHSRPSHVTAEVALDPAPDPVPLVRSIAALPDPSPALEDLPPKHAAYRGLRAALASYRAAFADGKRWPTVPDGPTIRPGNNDAAVPALRARLIASGDLAPGPDHGSRHYDANLVAAMKRFQDCHGLAPDGVVGPRGRAALNVGIAERIQQIIVNMERWRWVPDELGNPRIVVNIAAARLRLIDEDGTPVMEMPVIVGETDKMTPMFSSAITHVIFNPTWTVPDKIARKELLPKVQRDKAYFERQGIHLIGGWQPRAAGDDPEKLDWSGARGAASFRLRQAPGPQNPLGRVKFLVPNVFGVYLHDTNSKRLFAKEQRTLSHGCVRVGDALGLADHLLDGAQGWSEARRERILSGWNTTTITLAHPIPAHLMYETAWVDADGRMHFVDDPYGRDHRLSEALAGHAVEPVSERVETAEP, via the coding sequence ATGTCGCCGACACTTCGCCTACCCATCCTCGCCATCCTGCTCCTCGTCGGCCTGGGAATGCCCGCCCGCGCCGGCGCAGCCTCCGATTCCGCGGTGGCGTCGGCGGTGAATGCCCTCCTCGCGAGCGGGGACCCGCTCGTCGTCGACGGTGTCACCTTGAACGCGTCCCAGGTCTGGGCCCTGTACGAGGGCCGGTCGGGGTCAGCCCTTTGGCAGGGCCGTGTCGAGGCCGTGACAAAAATTCTCGCCGCGGCGAACGACGAAGGACTCGATCCCGCCACGTATCACGTCGCGGCGATCATCGCGCGCACGCACAGCGAGTCGGCGGAGGGCATGGCCGCGCTCGACCTGCTCGTCTCGGACGGCTTGCTGCGCTACGCGTACGACGTCCGCTACGGCCACAGCCGCCCGAGCCACGTTACGGCCGAGGTGGCGCTCGATCCCGCGCCCGATCCGGTGCCGCTCGTGCGTTCCATCGCCGCCCTGCCGGATCCGAGCCCCGCCCTGGAGGATCTCCCCCCGAAGCATGCTGCGTATCGGGGACTTCGCGCCGCGCTGGCCTCGTACCGGGCCGCGTTCGCCGATGGAAAGCGCTGGCCGACCGTCCCCGATGGGCCGACCATCCGACCCGGAAACAACGACGCGGCGGTGCCGGCGCTGCGCGCACGCCTGATCGCGAGCGGCGACCTCGCTCCCGGCCCCGACCACGGGTCACGGCACTACGACGCGAACCTCGTCGCCGCGATGAAGCGGTTCCAGGACTGTCACGGCCTCGCGCCCGACGGCGTCGTCGGTCCGCGCGGGCGCGCCGCTCTGAACGTCGGAATCGCCGAGCGCATCCAGCAGATCATCGTCAACATGGAGCGCTGGCGCTGGGTCCCCGACGAGCTCGGCAACCCGCGCATCGTGGTGAACATCGCCGCCGCCCGGCTGCGCCTCATCGACGAGGACGGCACGCCGGTCATGGAGATGCCGGTCATCGTCGGGGAGACCGACAAGATGACGCCCATGTTCAGCAGCGCCATCACGCACGTCATCTTCAACCCCACCTGGACGGTGCCGGACAAGATCGCGCGCAAGGAGCTCCTGCCCAAGGTGCAGCGCGACAAAGCCTACTTCGAGCGCCAGGGGATCCACCTGATCGGGGGCTGGCAGCCCAGGGCCGCGGGAGACGATCCCGAGAAGCTCGACTGGTCCGGCGCGCGAGGCGCGGCCTCGTTCCGCCTCCGGCAGGCGCCGGGACCACAGAACCCGCTCGGGCGCGTCAAGTTCCTGGTCCCGAACGTGTTCGGCGTCTATCTCCACGACACGAACTCGAAGCGCCTGTTCGCCAAGGAGCAGCGCACGCTCTCCCACGGCTGCGTGCGGGTCGGCGACGCGCTCGGCCTGGCCGATCATCTGCTCGACGGCGCGCAAGGCTGGAGCGAGGCGCGTCGCGAGCGGATCCTGTCCGGTTGGAACACGACGACCATCACGCTCGCACACCCGATCCCCGCCCATCTCATGTACGAGACGGCGTGGGTCGACGCCGATGGCCGCATGCACTTCGTCGACGATCCGTACGGCCGCGACCATCGACTCTCCGAGGCCCTCGCGGGCCACGCCGTCGAGCCGGTGAGCGAGCGGGTCGAGACCGCCGAGCCCTGA
- a CDS encoding response regulator — protein sequence MHRADKAVLVVDRSQSWCQYVADALVAAGYHVDWTVDPHTSVDLLDPGRHALAIVDADLGALRAADLVAAFRRRDPSLRVVLTSGTAAAEHADDAQTIGAFFSPKLFRPQALLSLVAACLSCAG from the coding sequence ATGCATCGCGCCGACAAAGCCGTTCTCGTCGTCGACCGCAGCCAGAGCTGGTGCCAGTACGTTGCCGACGCGCTGGTGGCCGCCGGCTATCACGTCGACTGGACCGTCGATCCGCACACGTCCGTCGACCTGCTCGACCCGGGACGCCACGCGCTCGCGATCGTCGATGCCGACCTCGGCGCGCTGCGCGCCGCCGATCTGGTCGCCGCCTTCCGCCGTCGCGACCCGTCGCTGCGGGTGGTCCTGACGTCGGGCACGGCCGCCGCCGAACACGCCGACGACGCGCAGACGATCGGCGCGTTCTTCTCGCCGAAGCTCTTCCGCCCGCAGGCGCTGCTCTCGCTCGTCGCGGCGTGCCTGTCCTGCGCCGGCTGA
- a CDS encoding cyclase family protein, with amino-acid sequence MTPALTELARKVSNWGRWGADDERGTVNFITPEVVRRAAGCVRRGQVFSLGLTFGAEGPQFGQAGRVNPLHIMTSTHGQMTPDPAGPRYADDVIVMPLQCATQWDSLAHVHYGGQLYNGHAASAITPSGAERNGIDKMSAGIISRGVLLDVARLKGVESLGPGQVISPADLEAAEKRQGSRVERGDVLLVRTGYMRVFTVYGERVYYMKQMPGLGVETIEWLHAREIAAVASDTNMVEVYPPEDPTVLFPFHAICIRDMGLTLGEMFDFEALAADCAADGVWECLFTAPPLRVTGGVGSPLNPLAVK; translated from the coding sequence ATGACGCCGGCGCTGACGGAGCTCGCCCGCAAGGTCTCGAACTGGGGGCGTTGGGGCGCCGACGACGAACGGGGAACCGTGAACTTCATCACGCCCGAGGTCGTCCGGCGAGCGGCGGGATGCGTGCGGCGGGGGCAGGTCTTCAGCCTCGGGCTCACCTTCGGCGCCGAGGGCCCGCAGTTCGGGCAGGCCGGCCGCGTGAACCCCCTGCACATCATGACCTCGACGCACGGTCAGATGACGCCCGATCCCGCCGGGCCGCGCTACGCCGACGACGTGATCGTCATGCCGCTGCAGTGCGCGACCCAGTGGGACAGCCTCGCGCACGTCCACTATGGCGGCCAGCTCTACAACGGACACGCCGCGTCCGCGATCACGCCGTCGGGCGCGGAGCGCAACGGCATCGACAAGATGTCGGCCGGAATCATCTCGCGCGGCGTGCTGCTCGACGTGGCGCGGCTGAAGGGCGTCGAGTCGCTCGGACCGGGCCAGGTCATCTCCCCGGCCGACCTCGAGGCGGCGGAGAAGCGGCAGGGTAGCCGGGTCGAGCGCGGCGACGTGCTCCTCGTCCGTACCGGCTACATGCGCGTCTTCACTGTGTACGGCGAACGTGTCTATTACATGAAGCAGATGCCCGGGCTCGGCGTCGAAACCATCGAGTGGCTCCACGCGCGCGAGATCGCGGCCGTGGCGAGTGACACGAACATGGTCGAGGTCTATCCGCCCGAGGACCCGACCGTCCTTTTCCCATTCCACGCGATCTGCATTCGCGACATGGGACTGACGCTCGGGGAGATGTTCGACTTCGAGGCGCTCGCCGCCGACTGCGCAGCGGACGGCGTCTGGGAATGCCTGTTCACCGCACCGCCGCTCCGGGTGACGGGTGGCGTTGGATCGCCGCTCAATCCGCTCGCCGTGAAGTAG
- a CDS encoding LLM class F420-dependent oxidoreductase, with protein sequence MKLGLMLGYWMFGPEDPIDLVLEAERLGYDSVWTAEAYGSDAVSYLSWMGARTTKIKLATGIIQISARTPACVAMTAMTIDHLSKGRLILGLGVSGPQVVEGWYGQAFPRPMERTREYVALLRQMIRREGPVVFEGKQYQLPLRGGSGLGKPLKLINAPLRTHIPIYIGAEGPKNIAMVLEIADGWLPLYYSPYRPEVYAESLRDMRPGFEVACPVTVSVNDDLEAALQPVKYMLAFYIGGMGAKGKNFHLNLVKRFGFEREADEVQRLFLEGKRAEAAAAVPDRFADEISLCGSAARIKDRAQAWKKSPVTTMLVGSRDAAAVRILADALL encoded by the coding sequence ATGAAGCTCGGCCTCATGCTCGGCTACTGGATGTTCGGCCCCGAGGATCCCATCGACCTCGTCCTCGAAGCCGAGCGCCTCGGCTACGACTCCGTCTGGACCGCCGAAGCCTACGGCTCCGACGCCGTGTCGTACCTCTCGTGGATGGGTGCGCGCACGACGAAGATCAAGCTCGCGACCGGCATCATCCAGATCTCGGCACGCACGCCCGCCTGCGTCGCCATGACGGCGATGACGATCGACCACCTCTCCAAGGGACGGCTGATCCTCGGTCTCGGCGTGTCGGGCCCGCAGGTCGTCGAAGGATGGTACGGACAGGCCTTCCCGCGCCCGATGGAGCGCACGCGCGAGTACGTGGCGCTCTTGCGCCAGATGATCCGACGCGAGGGCCCGGTCGTGTTCGAGGGCAAGCAGTACCAGCTGCCGCTGCGCGGGGGCTCCGGGCTCGGCAAGCCGCTCAAGCTCATCAACGCGCCGCTGCGCACGCACATCCCGATCTACATCGGCGCCGAGGGCCCGAAGAACATCGCGATGGTGCTCGAGATCGCCGACGGATGGCTGCCGCTGTACTACTCGCCCTACCGGCCCGAGGTGTACGCGGAGTCGCTCAGGGACATGCGCCCCGGCTTCGAGGTCGCATGCCCGGTGACCGTGTCGGTGAACGACGATCTCGAGGCGGCGCTCCAGCCCGTGAAGTACATGCTCGCCTTCTACATCGGCGGCATGGGCGCCAAGGGGAAGAACTTCCACCTGAACCTGGTGAAACGCTTCGGCTTCGAACGCGAGGCCGACGAGGTGCAGCGGCTCTTCCTCGAGGGCAAGCGCGCGGAGGCGGCGGCCGCCGTGCCCGACCGGTTCGCCGACGAGATCTCCCTGTGCGGCTCGGCCGCTCGCATCAAGGATCGCGCCCAGGCGTGGAAGAAGAGCCCCGTCACGACGATGCTGGTGGGAAGCCGCGACGCGGCGGCGGTCCGGATCCTCGCCGACGCATTGCTCTGA
- a CDS encoding LLM class flavin-dependent oxidoreductase, translating to MEFGIFSQMHCPEWDDEHSRYHREVDIAILCDQVGFKYDWSPEHHFLQNYSHQPAPEVFLSFVAAQTKQIHVGTAITNITAAVNHPARVAERIATMDHLSKGRVEFGTGRGSSSAEWGGFAIPSAAETKPMWRESLEQIPRMWLDEPYEFEGKYFRMPKRNVLPKPYTRPHPPMWVACSSPPTFIEAGELGLGALCFTFGTPNEIATLVRGYKDAIKRCKKPIGGYVNDNIAVTTQMFCLPDGDEARRIFSQAKVGYFTSWFFHWLDSIPRPAGMPPAPAPINVPDPTPDQLKAGLANGGRQIGSPEEIAAVIRMYEELGVDQLIYAPLTLTLDQKYVRDSIETFGKHVLPKFDRDPVHSTTRQRQAQVKSKAA from the coding sequence ATGGAGTTCGGGATCTTCTCGCAGATGCACTGTCCGGAGTGGGACGACGAGCATTCCCGCTACCACCGCGAGGTCGACATCGCGATCCTGTGCGACCAGGTGGGCTTCAAGTACGACTGGTCGCCCGAGCACCACTTCCTGCAGAACTACTCGCACCAGCCGGCGCCCGAGGTCTTCCTCTCGTTCGTCGCGGCGCAGACCAAGCAGATCCACGTCGGCACGGCGATCACGAACATCACCGCCGCCGTGAACCATCCGGCGCGCGTGGCCGAGCGGATCGCGACCATGGACCATCTCTCGAAGGGCCGCGTCGAGTTCGGGACCGGCCGCGGCTCGTCGTCGGCGGAGTGGGGCGGCTTCGCGATCCCGTCGGCGGCGGAAACCAAGCCCATGTGGCGCGAGTCGCTCGAGCAGATCCCGCGCATGTGGCTGGACGAGCCCTACGAGTTCGAGGGCAAGTACTTCCGGATGCCGAAGCGCAACGTGCTGCCGAAGCCCTACACGCGGCCCCATCCGCCGATGTGGGTCGCCTGCTCGAGCCCGCCGACGTTCATCGAGGCGGGCGAGCTCGGCCTGGGCGCCCTCTGCTTCACCTTCGGCACGCCCAACGAGATCGCGACGCTCGTGCGCGGCTACAAGGACGCGATCAAGCGCTGCAAGAAGCCGATCGGCGGCTACGTCAACGACAACATCGCCGTCACGACGCAGATGTTCTGCCTGCCCGACGGCGACGAGGCACGCCGGATCTTCTCACAGGCGAAGGTCGGCTACTTCACCTCGTGGTTCTTCCACTGGCTCGACTCCATTCCGCGTCCGGCCGGCATGCCGCCCGCGCCAGCGCCGATCAACGTTCCCGACCCGACCCCCGACCAGCTGAAGGCGGGGCTCGCGAACGGCGGACGCCAGATCGGCTCGCCCGAGGAGATCGCCGCCGTCATCCGGATGTACGAGGAGCTGGGCGTCGACCAGCTGATCTACGCCCCGTTGACGTTGACGCTCGACCAGAAGTACGTGCGGGATTCGATCGAAACGTTCGGGAAGCACGTGCTTCCGAAGTTCGACAGGGATCCCGTCCACAGCACGACCCGGCAGCGGCAGGCACAGGTGAAGTCCAAGGCGGCGTGA